A stretch of Rhododendron vialii isolate Sample 1 chromosome 4a, ASM3025357v1 DNA encodes these proteins:
- the LOC131322198 gene encoding glutathione S-transferase U1-like, with protein sequence MESKEAVKVVGFWISPYSLRVEWALRLKSVEYEFIEEDIYNKTPLILELNPVHKKVPVLIHGEKVILESLVILEYIDETWKQVPLLPQDPYDRATARFLANLGEEKLFVDAWISLCSQGDEKERALKQVREGMKKIEEELKGKKTKFFGGESLGYLDLVLGWISYILPVWEEVGCMKIVDPIQFPSTTAWMENFLNHPVIKFKPPPRDNMVIYFQWLRIESGAQIARVGPSGARGVLSIKSPPNFRQLYTWN encoded by the exons atggagaGCAAGGAAGCAGTAAAGGTTGTGGGATTTTGGATAAGCCCATATTCACTGAGAGTGGAGTGGGCTCTGAGGCTTAAGAGTGTAGAGTATGAATTCATTGAAGAAGATATCTATAACAAGACTCCTCTGATTTTGGAACTGAACCCGGTTCACAAGAAGGTGCCGGTGCTGATTCATGGCGAGAAAGTGATACTCGAGTCCCTTGTGATTCTCGAGTACATCGATGAGACATGGAAACAAGTCCCACTTTTGCCTCAAGATCCGTATGACAGAGCCACCGCCCGGTTTTTGGCTAATCTTGGTGAGGAGAAG CTTTTTGTGGATGCATGGATTTCTTTGTGTTCTCAAGGAGATGAAAAGGAAAGAGCTCTGAAACAAGTCAGGGAGGGCATGAAGAAGATAGAAGAAGAgctcaaagggaaaaaaaccaaGTTTTTTGGAGGGGAAAGCTTGGGGTATTTGGATCTTGTGCTTGGATGGATCTCCTATATCCTTCCTGTTTGGGAGGAAGTTGGGTGCATGAAAATTGTAGACCCAATTCAATTCCCATCAACCACTGCTTGGATGGAAAATTTCCTCAACCACCCTGTGATCAAGTTCAAGCCGCCACCCAGGGATAATATGGTAATTTACTTCCAGTGGCTAAGGATAGAAAGTGGTGCACAAATAGCTAGAGTTGGGCCAAGTGGGGCCAGGGGTGTACTTAGTATAAAGTCACCACCTAATTTTAGACAATTGTATACATGGAATTGA
- the LOC131322197 gene encoding glutathione S-transferase U1-like, translating to MESKKVVKVVGFWVSPFSLRVEWALRLKGVEYEYIEEDIFNKSPLLLELNPVCKKVPVLIHGENVILESRVILEYIDETWKQAPLLPQDPYDRAMARFWAKVADEQLFLNAWMALCSQGDEKERALKQAMEAMEKIEEELKGKKSKFFGGESIGYLDLVLGWISYTLPVWEEVGCMKIVDPIQFSSTTAWMENFLNHPVIIKFKPPPRDKMVIYFQWISREMAAQIARVGPRGARTFLGIKSSPIITDELSAI from the exons atggaaAGCAAGAAAGTAGTAAAAGTTGTGGGATTTTGGGTAAGCCCATTTTCACTGAGAGTGGAGTGGGCTCTGAGACTCAAGGGTGTGGAGTATGAATACATCGAGGAGGACATCTTCAACAAGAGTCCTCTGCTTCTGGAGCTGAACCCGGTTTGCAAGAAGGTGCCAGTGCTGATTCATGGAGAAAATGTGATACTCGAGTCCCGTGTGATTCTTGAGTACATCGATGAGACATGGAAACAAGCTCCACTTTTGCCTCAAGATCCTTATGACAGAGCCATGGCGCGATTTTGGGCTAAAGTTGCAGACGAGCAG CTTTTCTTGAATGCATGGATGGCTTTGTGTTCTCAAGGAGATGAAAAGGAAAGAGCTCTGAAACAAGCCATGGAGGCCATGGAGAAGATAGAAGAAGAGCTCAAAGGGAAAAAATCCAAGTTTTTTGGAGGGGAAAGCATTGGGTATTTGGATCTTGTGCTTGGATGGATCTCTTATACCCTTCCTGTTTGGGAGGAAGTTGGGTGCATGAAAATTGTAGACCCAATCCAATTCTCATCAACCACTGCTTGGATGGAAAATTTCCTCAACCACCCTGTGATCATCAAGTTCAAGCCACCACCCAGGGATAAGATGGTAATTTACTTTCAGTGGATAAGTAGAGAAATGGCTGCCCAAATAGCTAGAGTTGGGCCACGAGGGGCCAGGACTTTTCTTGGTATAAAATCATCACCTATAATTACAGATGAACTTAGTGCAATTTAA
- the LOC131322199 gene encoding uncharacterized protein LOC131322199 — translation MAKFWLLRTYSTFACARNSRENPTSLSLSLSLSLSSISLANQQLMSSFNLAKKLLPAKKAWKSLTKKLQSKLHKLINISISANKTTRGRKPLRSSHSVLIPRSFTRHHSPPAYHCHHSGHQYLHKNVPAIYVDELFARGVNNPSHAEKMIYQDEGKSSSAKQMGATTSTGRGENKAEGKKVLLLPQWRGIDERAEEFISKFREDMRMQRKKSIDDFHEMLARSC, via the coding sequence ATGGCCAAGTTCTGGTTATTAAGAACCTATTCAACATTCGCCTGTGCAAGAAACTCCAGAGAAaatcccacctctctctctctctctctctctctctctctctcatccatctCATTAGCTAACCAGCAGTTGATGTCAAGCTTCAACTTGGCAAAGAAGCTCCTGCCCGCTAAGAAGGCGTGGAAGAGCCTCACCAAAAAACTACAATCGAAGCTTCACAAACTCATCAACATCTCAATATCCGCCAATAAAACCACCCGAGGCCGTAAACCTCTGCGCTCCAGCCATAGCGTTCTGATTCCCCGGTCTTTCACCCGGCACCACTCTCCTCCTGCCTACCACTGCCACCACTCCGGCCACCAATACCTCCACAAGAACGTGCCGGCTATTTATGTGGACGAGCTCTTTGCCCGAGGCGTTAACAATCCATCGCATGCCGAGAAAATGATCTACCAAGATGAGGGGAAAAGTAGTAGTGCCAAACAAATGGGAGCAACAACCAGTACCGGTAGGGGTGAAAATAAGGCCGAGGGCAAAAAGGTCCTTTTACTGCCGCAGTGGCGGGGAATCGACGAGAGGGCAGAGgagtttatttccaagtttcGCGAGGATATGAGGATGCAGAGGAAGAAATCTATCGATGATTTCCATGAAATGCTGGCTCGGAGTTGTTAG
- the LOC131323954 gene encoding protein Rf1, mitochondrial-like codes for MDSSNSPKGNLLSLPPHPSLTVSFRIHSYSRNPSSPTTSPENRPPQPRKKTSVLNPNGLQEAREFLNRIPRTQPFPPIFSISKALGTLVKRRHYTEALSHFEKLQLRGVRVNFYTLNIAINCYCSVNRVGFGFSLLGGIFKHGFKPDVGSFTTLLKGLILEDKVPEAVELFEKLMRRREVEPNEVMYGTVINGLCKKGNMGAAVRLLRIMEEGSCKPNMVVYSTIIDGHCKKGMVDDALKLFYEMKEKGVQPNVVTYNCLIDGLNKSGRWKEANGILGEMLDICISPNIITFSVLVDALTKEGKVKEAEEVIESLIQRGVNPDVITYNSLIHGYCLQGQMDKAMRVMNTVVDRGIQLDIQSYSTLINGYCKNMKIDEAVRWLRIMEEGSCKPNMVVYSTIIDCHCKKGMVDDALNLFYEMKEKGVHPDVVTYSSLIHGLNKSGRWKEANGMLGEMLDSRISPDIITFSVLVDELTKEGKVKEAEEVIESLIQRGVNPDVTTYNSLIHGYCLQGQMDKAMRVMNTVVDRGIQLDIQSYSTLINGYCKNLQIDEAVRWLRIMEEGSCKPNMVVYSTIIDGHCKKGMVDDALNLFYEMKEKGVHPDVVTYCSLIHGLIKSGRWKEADGMLGEMLDSRISLDIITFNVLVDALTKEGKVKEAEEVIESLIQRGVNPDVITYNSLIHGYCLQGQMDKAMRVMNTMVDRGIQADIQSYTTLINGYFKNMKVDDALNLFYEMKEKGVHPDVVTYSSLINGLNKSGRWKEAHGMLGEMLDIRISPDIITFSVLVDALTKEGKVKEAEEVIESLIQRGVNPNVITYNSLIYGYCLQGQMNEAMRVMNTMVDRGIQLNIQNYSTLINGYCKNMKIDEAVRWLRIMEEGSCKPNMFVYNTIIDGHCKKGMVDDALKLFYEMKEKGVQPNVVTYNCLIDGLNKSGRWKEANGILGEMLDICISPTVITYNSLIHGYCLQGQMDEAIRVMNTMVDRGIQLDIQNYSTLINGYCKNMKIDEAVRWLRIMDEGSCKPDMVVYSTIIDGHCKKGMVDDALNLFYEMKEKGVHPDVVTYSSLIHGLIKSGRWKEANGMLGEMLDSRISPDIVTFSVLVDALTKEGKVKEAEEVIESLIQRGVNPNVITYNSLIHGYCLQGQMDKAMRVMNTMVDRGIQADIQSYTTLINGYFKNMKIDEAMHLFLEMNEKCLPLDVVTYDTLIRGLCHFGRWKEVTRVFREMLGTGISPDIETFHVFMDGLTEAGMVKEAEEVIESMIQRGVDPDVI; via the exons ATGGACTCTTCCAATTCCCCAAaaggtaatcttctctctctacctccacaCCCATCTCTGACTGTTTCCTTTCGTATTCATTCTTACTCTAGAAACCCTAGTTCTCCAACTACGAGTCCAGAAAACCGCCCACCACAGCCGAGAAAAAAGACCTCTGTTCTTAATCCCAATGGACTCCAAGAAGCTCGCGAGTTTCTCAATCGGATCCCCCGAACCCAACCTTTTCCGCCCATTTTTAGTATCTCCAAGGCGTTGGGGACTCTTGTGAAAAGGCGTCATTACACGGAGGCTCTTTCTCATTTCGAAAAGTTGCAGTTACGAGGCGTTCGTGTAAATTTTTATACCTTGAACATCGCAATTAACTGTTACTGTAGCGTGAATCGAGTTGGTTTCGGGTTCTCTCTGTTAGGCGGCATCTTCAAACACGGTTTTAAACCGGATGTTGGCAGCTTTACCACGCTATTAAAGGGACTTATTTTAGAAGATAAAGTTCCCGAGGCCGTGGAGTTATTCGAGAAGTTAATGAGGAGGAGAGAGGTTGAGCCCAACGAGGTTATGTATGGTACAGTTATTAATGGGCTCTGCAAGAAGGGAAACATGGGAGCGGCTGTTAGGTTGCTTAGGATCATGGAAGAGGGAAGTTGTAAACCGAACATGGTTGTGTATAGCACAATCATCGACGGTCATTGCAAGAAGGGAATGGTGGATGATGCTTTGAAACTTTTTTatgaaatgaaagagaaaggggTTCAACCAAATGTTGTTACTTATAACTGTTTGATTGATGGTTTAAATAAGTCTGGCCGGTGGAAGGAAGCTAATGGAATTTTGGGAGAAATGTTAGATATTTGTATTTCTCCGAACATCATTACCTTCAGTGTCTTGGTCGATGCACTTACGAAGGAAGGGAAGGTAAAAGAGGCAGAGGAAGTAATTGAAAGCTTGATTCAAAGAGGCGTGAATCCTGATGTAATCACGTACAATTCTCTAATTCATGGATATTGTTTGCAAGGCCAAATGGATAAGGCAATGAGAGTGATGAATACCGTGGTGGATAGGGGCATTCAACTTGACATTCAGAGCTACAGCACTTTAATTAATGGATATTGCAAGAACATGAAAATAGATGAGGCTGTTAGGTGGCTTAGGATCATGGAAGAGGGAAGTTGTAAACCAAACATGGTTGTGTATAGCACAATCATCGACTGTCATTGCAAGAAGGGAATGGTGGATGATGCTTTGAACCTTTTTTAcgaaatgaaagagaaaggggTTCACCCAGATGTTGTTACTTATAGCTCTTTGATTCATGGCTTAAATAAGTCTGGCCGGTGGAAGGAAGCCAATGGAATGTTGGGAGAAATGTTGGATAGTCGTATTTCTCCAGACATCATTACCTTCAGTGTCTTGGTCGATGAACTTACGAAGGAAGGGAAGGTAAAAGAGGCAGAAGAAGTAATTGAAAGCTTGATTCAAAGAGGCGTGAATCCTGATGTAACCACGTACAATTCTCTAATTCATGGATATTGTTTGCAAGGCCAGATGGATAAGGCAATGAGAGTGATGAATACCGTGGTGGATAGGGGCATTCAACTTGACATTCAGAGCTACAGCACTTTAATTAATGGATACTGCAAGAACCTTCAAATAGATGAGGCTGTTAGGTGGCTTAGGATCATGGAAGAGGGAAGTTGTAAACCGAACATGGTTGTCTATAGCACAATCATCGACGGTCATTGCAAGAAGGGAATGGTGGATGATGCTTTGAACCTTTTTTAcgaaatgaaagagaaaggggTTCATCCAGATGTTGTTACTTATTGCTCTTTGATTCATGGTTTAATTAAGTCTGGCCGATGGAAGGAAGCCGATGGAATGTTGGGAGAAATGTTGGATAGTCGTATTTCTCTAGACATCATTACCTTCAATGTCTTGGTCGATGCACTTACGAAGGAAGGGAAGGTAAAAGAGGCAGAGGAAGTAATTGAAAGCTTGATTCAAAGAGGCGTGAATCCTGATGTAATCACGTACAATTCTCTAATTCATGGATATTGTTTGCAAGGCCAGATGGATAAGGCAATGAGAGTGATGAATACCATGGTGGATAGGGGCATTCAAGCTGACATTCAGAGCTACACCACTTTAATTAATGGATACTTCAAGAACATGAA GGTGGATGATGCTTTGAACCTTTTTTAcgaaatgaaagagaaaggggTTCACCCAGATGTTGTTACTTATAGCTCTTTGATTAATGGTTTAAATAAGTCTGGCCGGTGGAAGGAAGCTCATGGAATGTTGGGAGAAATGTTGGATATTCGTATTTCTCCAGACATCATTACCTTCAGTGTCTTGGTCGATGCACTTACGAAGGAAGGGAAGGTAAAAGAGGCAGAGGAAGTAATTGAAAGCCTGATTCAAAGAGGCGTGAATCCTAATGTAATCACATACAATTCTCTAatatatggatattgtttgcaaGGCCAGATGAATGAGGCAATGAGAGTGATGAATACCATGGTGGATAGGGGCATTCAACTTAACATTCAGAACTACAGCACTTTAATTAATGGATATTGCAAGAACATGAAAATAGATGAGGCTGTTAGGTGGCTTAGGATCATGGAAGAGGGAAGTTGTAAACCGAACATGTTTGTGTATAACACAATCATTGATGGTCATTGCAAGAAGGGAATGGTGGATGATGCTTTGAAACTTTTTTatgaaatgaaagagaaaggggTTCAACCAAATGTTGTTACTTATAACTGTTTGATTGATGGTTTAAATAAGTCTGGCCGGTGGAAGGAAGCTAATGGAATTTTGGGAGAAATGTTAGATATTTGTATTTCTCCTACTGTAATCACATACAATTCTCTAATACATGGATATTGTTTGCAAGGCCAGATGGATGAGGCAATAAGAGTGATGAACACCATGGTGGATAGGGGCATTCAACTTGACATTCAGAACTACAGCACTTTAATTAATGGATATTGCAAGAACATGAAAATAGATGAGGCTGTTAGGTGGCTCAGGATCATGGATGAGGGAAGTTGTAAACCGGACATGGTTGTGTATAGCACAATCATCGACGGTCATTGCAAGAAGGGAATGGTGGATGATGCTTTGAACCTTTTTTAcgaaatgaaagagaaaggggTTCACCCAGATGTTGTTACTTATAGCTCTTTGATTCATGGTTTAATTAAGTCTGGCCGGTGGAAGGAAGCCAATGGAATGTTGGGAGAAATGTTGGATAGTCGTATTTCTCCAGACATCGTTACCTTCAGTGTCTTGGTCGATGCACTTACGAAGGAAGGGAAGGTAAAAGAGGCAGAGGAAGTAATTGAAAGCTTGATTCAAAGAGGCGTGAATCCTAATGTAATCACGTACAATTCTCTAATACATGGATATTGTTTACAAGGCCAGATGGATAAGGCAATGAGAGTGATGAATACCATGGTGGATAGGGGCATTCAAGCTGACATTCAGAGCTACACCACTTTAATTAATGGATACTTCAAGAACATGAAAATAGATGAGGCTATGCATCTCTTTTTAGAAATGAATGAAAAATGCCTCCCCCTAGATGTTGTTACGTATGACACTTTGATTCGTGGCTTATGTCATTTTGGCCGGTGGAAGGAGGTTACAAGAGTGTTTAGAGAAATGTTGGGTACTGGtatttctccagatattgagacATTCCATGTCTTTATGGATGGACTTACCGAGGCAGGGATGGTAAAAGAGGCAGAGGAAGTAATTGAAAGTATGATTCAAAGAGGTGTGGATCCTGATgtaatctaa